Within Actinosynnema pretiosum, the genomic segment CCCAGCCCCCGTCGTCGAGCACCTTGCCGACGACCAGGTCGGCCTCGGGGGCCACGCCCCGGTACCTGCCGCCCGAGGCCGCGCCGCTGCCGCCGATCGTGGAGGCGACGTGCGTGCCGTGCCCGTCGCCGTCGGTGGGGGAGCCCTTGGCGGTGAAGTCCCGCGCCTGCGACACCCGGCCCGCCAGGTCCGGGTGCCCAGGGTCGTAGCCGGTGTCCAGGACGGCGACCCGCACGCCCTCGCCGGTCAGCCCGGCCTCGTGCGCGGCGGGCGCGCCGATCTGCCGCACGGTGCGGTCGAGCGCGGCCCGGACCCTGCCGTTGAGCCAGACCTCGGTCTGGCCCGCGTCCGCGGCGCGCGGCGCGGACAGCTCGGCCCAGTAGGCCCCGGTGCCGGACTTGGGCACGTCGGCCACCCGAGCCCCGATCGAGGGCAGGACCTGCCCGGCGTCGGCGATCGAGGACTCGGCGGCCGGACCGCGCACCAGCAGCGGCGTGGCGTCGACGCCCGCGTCGTCGTAGCCCTGCCGGATCAGGCCGGTGACGTTGAACAGCTCGACGTCCAGCCGCCCGGAGGCGACCTGCGCGGCGGCGTCGTCCGGCAGCACGTACCGGTCGCCGCCCCGCTCGTACTCGTGGAACCGCAGGTGCCCCCGGTCCGGGGCCAGCGCGGTCTCCAGGCTCCACGCGGAGCCGTGCCGGGTGGCGGTGACGACGTCGCCGGTGATCAGCGTGACGCGCCGGGTCTCGTCGGTGGTCGGGGAGGCGGGTTCGGCGGGCGCCGCGAGCGCGGCGGGGACGGGTGCGGCGGTCGCGGCGACGGTGACCGCGGCGACCGCTAGGCGGTGGAGTGGTCTCACGTCGCCTTGCACGCCCGCCGCCGACCCGCGGGTGCACGACGTGCTCTGGGTAACAAAACCCTTGCGCGCCAACGCCTGGGCGCCTCCCCGGTGGGCCCCTGCCCCAACGGGCCGAGCCCGCTGCTGCACCGGGCCGAACCCGCGCGGCCCCCGGTGCTCCGGTCGGCCCGCGCGCTCTCGTGCCACCGGTGGATTGACGGGCTCCGGCCACTGTGGACGGACGAGGAGGGCCACCCCCGAACCCCCGAAGCGCGGACCCCTCCCCGAATCACCCGGAAGGGGAAACCTGAACCCCCGCGTTCTTGTCGGACCCCCTCGCTAGCGTCCCTCCCGTCAGCTCTCGCCGAGGAGGAGCACGTGGCACAACCGGGCAACCCGCCCCAGCAGCAGGCGTTCGCCGTCCCCAGGTCGTGGTGGAAGCACGTCCACCCGCGCCGGGGCGGCGGCGTGCCCAGCCGGGCCGAGGTCACCGGGGCGAGCGCGGCCGGGGGCAGGGCGATGCTGGCGACCGCGCTGGAGCGCGCCGAGGGAGCCTTCGCGCACCCCGGCAGCGACCCGGCGCTCGTGCGCGCTGCCAGGGAGCACCTCGACGGCGCGTCGAACCCGGTCGGCGCGGCGGCGGTGGCCGCGCTGGCCGCCGACGGCGAGCAGGCGCACGTGGTCGACGCCTGGGTCCGCGACCACGGGCTCGCGTTCGCGGCCTGCGCGGCGCTGGAGTCCTGCGACCTGGCCGCCGTGGCGACCCGCTACGGCGACGAGACCGCCGCGCTGATCCGCCTCGGCGTGGACGACTCCGGCCACAGCGGCCCGCTGCACGACCGCAAGCCGCTGCGCTGGCACGGCGAGGCGTTCCCCGAGCGCGCCCGTGGGCTGCTCGCCACCGCGCCGGACGCCGACCACGCGCTCGCCGAGGCCGCGCTGTCCGAGCGCCGCGCCACCGAGCGCGCCAAGGCGGCCTCGGCCTACCTCGTGCCCGCGCGGGCGGACTGGGTCGACGAGGCGATCACCGCGCTGGCCGCCCACCGGGGCAGCCAGTGGACCCGGCTGCTGCACTCGGTCGGGACCCTCGACCAGCTGCGCGCCGTGCTCGACGCGGGCGCGCCCCGCTTCCTCCTCCAGTACCCCTGGATCAGCGCCACCCTCGCCGACGCGATCGGCCCCGACTTCGCCCCGGAGCTGGCCGGGCTGCTGGGCACGGGGCCGGAGTCGTTCGTGTTCGACCGGGTCATCGAGGTCTTCCGGCAGTTCACCACCCCGGCCGTGGTCGACGCCCTCCTGGAGCACCGGGACGTCAAGCGGGTCGGGCCCGCCCTGCTGGAGCTGGGCCGCAAGCACCCCGAGCTGCTGCTCGACCGGCTCGCCGCCTCCCCGCACACCGACCTGCTGGAGGGGCACCTGCGGCGCCACCACGACCTCGCCGCCCGCGCCGACCTGCCGGGACCGGCGGCCCGGATCGCCGAGCGGGTGCTCGCCGAGCACGCCGCCACGCCCGTCGCGGACCCGGCCGACCTGCCGCCGTTCCTGGTCGACCCGCCCTGGTTCGCCGGGCGCGCGCCCGCCGCGCTCCCGGTGGTCGCGCTGCCCGAGCCGACCCACCGGGCCGTGCGGTGGCGCGACGGCGAGCGCGAGCGCTGGGGCGCGCCCACCCGCTTCCTGCCGACCGGCCCCCGCGACTGGCCGGTGGAGCTGAAGGCGTTCCTGGCCGGCGAGCTGCCCGAGCACCGCAGGCAGGAGCTGTTCGCGGCCGGTCCGGTCGACGAGCTGCGGCCCCTGCTGCCGGACCTGGTGCTCGACCCGAAGCGGTGGGACACGGCCGAGTTCGGCATGTTCCTGGTGGCGCGCTTCGGCGTCGACGCCGTCCCGCCCGTGCTGACGCTGGTGAACGCCGAGGCCAAGCACGCCGACGCGCTGCTGCCGCTGGAGTCCGTCGAGGTGGCCCGACTGGTCGCGGCCCGCCTGCAGCGGCCCAAGAGCACCGCCCCCCGGTACGCGGCCTGGCTCCGCCGCCACCCCGAGCAGGCCGCGCGCCTGCTGCTGCCCGACGCGCTCGGCGCCCCCGGCGCCCGCAGGGACGCCGCCGAGGAGGTGCTGCGCCGCCACCCCGACCACGCCCGCGCGGCCGCCGCTGAGCACACCCCCGAGGCCGTCGCGGCCGTGGAGGCGCTGCTGGCCGTCGACCCGCTGGACCTCGTGCCCGCCAAGCCGCCCGTGCCCGGAGCGTGGTGCGAGGTGACGGCCCTGCCCCGGCTGCTGCTGCGCGACGGCCGCGCGCTGCCCGACGGGGCGGTGCGGCACGTGACCGCCATGCTCGCCATGACCGGCCCCGACACCCACTACGCCGGGCTGGACGCGCTGCGGGAGCTGTGCGACCCGACGTCCCTGGTGGAGTTCGCGTGGGCGGTGTTCGAGCTCTGGGAGCTGGACGCCATGCCCGCCAAGGACTCCTGGGCGCTGACCGCGCTGGGCGTGCTCGGCGACGACCGCGTGGTGCCGCGCCTGGAACCGCTGATCCGGGCGTGGCCGGGGCAGTCGCAGCACCACAACGCCGTGCGCGGGCTCGACGTGCTGGCCAGGATCGGCACCGACACCGCCCTGATCGCGCTCAACGGCGTCGCGCAGCGCGTGAAGTTCGCCGGCCTCAAGGCGCGCGCCGAGGGCAAGGTCGCGGAGATCGCCGAGGACCTCGGGCTGACCGGCGAGCAGCTGGCCGACCGGCTCGTCCCCGCGTTCGGCCTGGACGAGGAGTCCGCGCTGGTCCTGGACTACGGGCCGCGCCGGTTCACCGTGGGCTTCGACGAGTCGCTGCGCCCGTTCGTGCTGGACGAGGCGGGCAAGCGGCTCAAGTCGCTGCCCAAGCCCGGCGCGAAGGACGACCCGGAGCTGGCGCCCGCGGCGAGCAAGCGGTTCGGGCAGCTGAAGAAGGACGTGCGGACGGTGGCGTCGCTCCAGATCGCCCGCCTGGAGGCGGCGATGGTGGAGGGGAGGCGGTGGAGCGCGGCGGAGTTCCGCGACTTCCTGGTCGGGCACCCGCTGGTGGTGCACCTGGTGCGGCGGCTGGTGTGGGTGGTCGACGGCGGCGGGGCGTTCCGGGTCGCGGAGGACCGGGGGTTCGCGGACGCGCGCGACGAGGCCGTGGACCTGCCCGACGACGCGCGGGTGGGCGTGGCGCACCCGGTGCACCTGGGCGACGAGGTCGCGGAGTGGCGCGGGCTGTTCGAGGACTACACCATCCTGCAACCGTTCGCGCAGCTGGACCGACCGGTCCGCGCGCTCGCCGAGGGGGAGGCAGGCGCGCGCTCGCTGGACCGCTTCGTCGGCGCGGTGATCACCACGACCCTGCCCGCCCTGCGCAAGCGCCGCTGGGAACTGGGACCACCCCTGGACGCGGGCATCATCTCGACCCTGCACCGCCCGCTGCCGGGCGGGGGAGTGGTGAACGTCGAGCTGGACCACGGCTTGGGCTCCGAGGAGTGGCACACCTGGCACGGCGAGGGGTTCCGGTCGGTGACGCTGCAGGGGGTGGACGCGTTCGGCGAACTGGACCCGGTGACGGTGTCGGAGCTGCTGGACGAGCTGATCGTGATGACGGCGGAGCGGGGGGAGGGGGAGCGGGGTGAGTGGGGCAGGGGGTGGGCGCTGCGCGGGTGTGTCCGGTAGTGCTGGCGTGCCGGGCGGGGGCAGGTGCAGGGCGGCGAGTCCGGTGCAGGCGCGTTTGCGGGACTGGGCGCGACCGCCCCCGCACCACCGCCCCCGTCGAGGCGTCCGCACCACTGCCCGGTTCAGGGTGCTCGCACCGCCGCTCCCCGCAGCGTGCCCGCACCACTGCCGCCTCCCGTTCAGGCTGCCCACGGCCGCCGCCGCCCCCCGCTCAACCCGCCCGAACCGCCGCCCCCATCCGCCGGACCGCTTCGGTGAGCAGCTCCGGTGACGTGGCCAGGTTCAGCCGGGCGTGGCCCGCTCCGCCCGTGCCGAAGCCCGGTCCCGGCGTGAGCGCCACCCGGCCGCGTTCCAGGAACGCCGCCGCCGGGTCGTCGCCCAGGCCGAGCGCCCGGCAGTCCAGCCACGCCAGGTAGGTGCCCTCGCCCGGCGCGTACCGCACCCGCGGCAGCTCCTCGGCCAGCAGGTCCGCCAGCAGCCGCCGGTTCGCGGCCAGGCCCGCCAGCAGCGCGTCCAGCCACGCCCCGCCCTCCCGCAGCGCGGCGGCGTGCGCGATCACCCCGAGGTGGCTGGGCCCCTCCTCGACCCACTCGGGGAACCGCCCCAGCTCCTCCTCCGCGCCCTCCCCGGCCACCACCACCGCCGCCTTCAGCCCGGCCAGGTTCCACGCCTTCGACGCCGACAGCACCGCGAACCCCCGCTCCGCCCCCGGCACGCTCAGGTAAGGCGTGAACCGCGCCCCCGGCAGCACCAGCGGCGCGTGGATCTCGTCCGACACCACCCGCACCCCGAACCGCCCGGCCAGCGCCGCCACCTCGGCCAGCTCGTCGGCCCGGTGCACCGCCCCGGTCGGGTTGTGCGGGTTGCACAGCAGGAACACCGGCCTCGACCCGTGCGCGCCCGCCACCCGGAACGCCTCCTCCAGCGCCGCGAACCCGATCCGCCCGTCCGCCCCCAGCGGCGCCTCCACCACCCGCCTGCCGGTGTGCGCGACGAACTGGAAGAAAGGCGGGTAGACGGGACTGTTGACCACCACGGCGTCCGAGGCCGACGAGACCACGTCGAGCACCTCCAGCACCCCGCGCATCACGTCGGCGACCGGCGACACCCGCCCGGCCACCACCCCGGCCCACCCCCACCGCTCGCGGGCGAACCCGTCCAGCGCCTCGGCGTACGCCCCGCCCGCCGGGTACCCGGTGTCGCCGAGCGCGACGGCGTCGGTGACCGCCCGCACGACCGGCTCCGCGAGGTCGACGTCCATCTCCGCCACGAACACCGGCAGCACGTCGTCGGGGAAGGTGCGCCACTTCTCGCTCGTGCGCGCCCGGAGCCGCTCGGGGGACAGCCCGGTCAACGGGTTCGGCACGTCCGCGTCATCGCTGTTCACGCCACCAAAGGTACGACCGGGACCACCCCCCGGGGTCCACCGCGCGTCCCCCTCGGGAGGGACGCGGGTTCGCGGTGCGGGGGGACGTTCCGGGGCTCCGCGATTCCTAACGTCATCGGCGCCGGATCAACCAGCCCACCCACGGAGAACCCAGTGCGCTCTCGCCTCCTCGCCGCCACCGTCACCGCACTGGCGGCGACCGCGCTGACCACCGCCTGCGACGACGCCCCCGAGGCCGCCCAGCCCCCACCGAGCCCCCAGGTCCAGCCGCTCGCCCTGACCCCCTGCACCGACCTGCCGGACCTGCCCACCGCCGAGTGCGGGACCATCACCGTCCCGCTCGACCGCGCCAACCCCGGCGCGGGCACCACCACCGTCGCGTTCGCCCGAGTGCCGCGCACCGACCGGTCCCAGCCGCCGCTCGGCACGATCGTCCCCAATCCCGGCGGCCCCGGCACCTCCACCATCGACTTCGCGGGCCCCCTCTACGCCCAGGGCCTGGCCCCCGTGCTCGACCGCCGCGACCTGCTCCTGGTCGACCCGCGCGGCACCGGCCGCTCCACGCCCCTGACCTGCGACGCGCTCGCCGACCCCGCCCTCGCGCTGGCAGGCCTGGACGAGCGCCGCGCCGCCATCGGCGAGTGCGGCGAGCAGCTCGGCGACCGCTCCGCGCAGCACAGCACCACCGCCGTCGCCGACGACATCGACGACATCCGCGCCGGACTGGGCATCGACGAGCTGGACCTGTTCGGCGACTCCTACGGCACGTTCCTGATGGCCACCTACGCCCAGCGCCACCCCGAGCGCACCGCGTCCGCCGTCCTGTCCGGCGCCTACTCGGTCACCGAGCGCACCGAGGGCGCGATGGGCGCCGCCGCCCTGCGCCGCGCGATCACCCTGGTCTGCGAGCGCACCCGGCGGTGCGACGGCCCCACCGCCCTCGCCGACCTCGCCGCGCTGGCGACCACCCTGCGCGCCACCCCGTCCACGGTGGACGTCGAGGTCAACGGCGTGAAGCAGCAGGTCCCCCTGGACGAGTGGCAGCTCGCGGGCGCGGTCGGCAAGGCGTTCTCCAGCACCCCCGACCCCGAGCTCCAGGTGGGCGTGGCCGCCGCCGCGTCCGCCGCGCGCACCGGTGACCTGGCCCCGATCCGGGCCCTCGTCAGCCGCTACCTCACCACCGAGGTCGCCACCGCCGCCGCGGGCGTGCGGGCCTACGCGGTCGCCGCCGACTGGGCGGTCAGCTGCCACGACTACCCGGAGGCCTTCGCCGGCGGCGACGACGACCGCGAAGCCGCCCACGAGCGCGGCCTGGCCGCGCTGGACGACGCCGACTTCGCCCCGTTCTCCGCGCGGGCCTGGAGCACCAGGGGCTCCTACGACTCCGGCGCCTGCCTGAAGTGGCCGCACGCCCCGAGCCAGGGCACCCCGTTCGAGGCCGGAGCGCCGATGCCGAACGCCCCCGTGCTCGTCCTCAGCGGCGACCTGGACGCCAACACCCCCGTCGAGGCGGGCAGGCAGGCCGCCGCGCAGTTCCCGAACGCCGAGGTGGTCGAGATCCAGGGCGCCGGGCACACGCCGTCGGTCAGCGAGGGCGGCATGGTCCGGGTCCTGGAGTTCTACGCGGCGCGATGAGCGCCACCGGTTCGCTCTATCGTGTGCGCCGGTGCAGTGGAGGAGGAGTGGCGTGGCGCGGAACTCCTGGCTGATCGCCCTGGTCTGCGTGATCGGCGACGTCAGCGCCCTGCTGGTGTTCGACGAGCTCGCCGCGCGGTCCCCCAGCGCCCCGCCCGCCAGCTTCTGGGCGGCGCTGGTCGTCGTGGCACTGGCGGACCTCGCGCTCGCCCTGCCCGCCCGCTTCACCGGCGCCGTCACGCTGGCGCAGGCCGCCGCCCGCATCGGCACCGCGGTGCTTCTGGGCGGTCCGGACGTCGGCGTCGACGGCCGGGTCGGCAACGCCACCGGCCTGGTCGCCGCAGGCTACCTCGCCGGGGCGTGGCTGCGCGGCCGGTGGGCGTGGGTGGCGCTGGGCGCGCTGGTGCTGGGGGTGCTGGGGGCGCGGTGGACCGCCGTGCCCCCGCAGCCGGACGCGGTCGCCGTGCTGGCCGTCGAGGCGCTGACCAACGCGCTGCTGCCGTGGCTCGCCGGCCGCTACACCTCCTCCAGGATCGCGTTCCTGGAGGAGGTCAAGCGCAAGCGGCGCGACGCCGAGGAGCAGGTGGCCCGCGCGCTCGCCGAGGAGCGCGGCGCGCTGGCCCGCGACCTGCACGACACGATCTCGCACCACGTCAGCGCCATCGGCGTGCACGCGGGCGCGGCCAGGCTGCGGCTCGCCGGGCTGCGGCCTGCCGGGCTGCGGCCGGCCGGGCTGCGGTCCACCGGGCAGGGCGGCGACCCCAAGCTCGACGCCGCCCTCGGCCAGGTCGAGCGCTCCGGGCACGCGGCGCTGGCCGACCTGCGGCGGATGCTGGACGTGCTGCACGGCGCGACCCGCGACAGCACCCGCCAGCCGGGCCTGTCCGGGCTCGACGACCTGGTCGACGGGGTGCGGGCGGCCGGCGTGCCGGTCGAGGTGAGCACCGAGGCCCTGCGGCCGGACCGGTTGCCCGGATCGCTGGACGTGGCCGCCTACCGGGTCGCGCAGGAGCTGCTCACCAACGCGCTGCGGCACGGCGACGGCGAGCGGGTCGAGCTGCGGATCACCCAGAGCGCCGCCGAGCTGGTGGTGTCCGTGGCCAACGGCGTGCGACCCGGCCCGCCCGCGCACGGCAGCCGCCGGGAGCTGGACGGGGTGCGGCACCGCGCGGCGCTGTTCGGCGGCGGCGTGGTGTGCGGGCCCGACGGCGGCTCGTGGCGCGCCACCGCGACGTTCCCCCTGGAGGCGACCCCGTGACGATCAGCGTGCTGCTGGCCGACGACCACGCGTTCTTCCGCAGCGGCTTCCGGGCCGCGGTGGAGACGCAGGACGACCTGGTGTGCGTGGCCGACGTCGGCAACGGGCGGGACGCGGTGGACCGGGTGCTGGCGCTCGGGCCGGACGTGGCCGTGCTGGACGTGCGGATGCCCAAGCTGGACGGCCTGGAGGCCACGGCCGCGATCCTGGCGGCAGGGGCGGCCACCAGGGTGCTGCTGCTGACCACCTACGACGACGACGGGTACGTGCACCGCGCGCTGGACCTGGGCGCGAGCGGGTTCCTGCTCAAGAGCACCCCCGCGCACGAGCTGGTGGCCGCGATCCGGGTCGTGGCGCGCGGCGACGCGCTGATCGACCCGGCGGTCACCCGCCGCCTGGCGAGCCGGTTCGCGCAGGCGCTGCGGCCCGCCCCGAGCGCGCCGGGGCTGGAGCTGCTGACCGCGCGCGAGCGGGAGGTGCTGGTCCTGGTGGGGACGGGGGCGGCGAACTCGGAGATCGCGGCGCGGCTGCACGTGGGGGAGGAGACGGTGAAGACGCACGTGTCGCGGGTGCTGCGCAAGCTGGACCTGCGCGACCGCGTGCAGGCCGCCGTGTACGCGAACCGGCACGGGCTCGCACCGCGCGGCGACGGCCGCCCGGCCCGGTGACGCAGCCCGGTGACGCAGCCCGGTGGCGCGTCCCGCAGCCACCGCGTGCGGCACCCCGAAACCCCGCGCCCGCACCCGGTGAGCACCGGCGCCCGCGCGCCGTATGAACCAGTGGTGAGAACTTCACCGGGGGAATCACCGAACCGAAAGCCCGTCACCGGGCCTGCCCGTCGACCGCGCCGGGCGGCGGGCCTCGCGCTGGCCGCGCTGCTCGCGCTGCCCGCCGTCACCGCCGTCACCGCCACCACCGCCGCGGCCGATCCCGGCAGCGGCGGCAGGCTCACCTGGAGCGCCTGCCAGGACGGCTTCCAGTGCGCCACGCTGGAAGTCCCGATGGACTACACCAACGCCCCTGGCGCCACGGTCGACCTGGCGGTCATCAAGCTGCCCGCCACCGACAAGGCCCAGCGCGTGGGCACCCTGTTCGTGAACTTCGGCGGTCCCGGCGCGTCCGGGGTGCAGCGGATGCGCGAGCGCGGCCGGTGGCCGTGGCTGTTCTCGGCGGAGCTGCGGGCCAGGTTCGACGTGGTGTCCTGGGACCCGCGCGGCATCGGCACGAGCACCGCCGTGCGCTGCTTCGACACCCTCGCCGAGCAGCAGGCATACCTGGGGGCGATGCCCGAGCTGCCCGGCGACCCGAGCGGCGAGCCCGCGTTCTTCGCGGCGTCCCGCGACTTCGCCGAGCGCTGCGGCGAGGAGGCGGGCGACCTCCTGGAGCACGTGTCGTCCGCGAACACCGCCCGCGACC encodes:
- a CDS encoding alpha/beta fold hydrolase, which codes for MRSRLLAATVTALAATALTTACDDAPEAAQPPPSPQVQPLALTPCTDLPDLPTAECGTITVPLDRANPGAGTTTVAFARVPRTDRSQPPLGTIVPNPGGPGTSTIDFAGPLYAQGLAPVLDRRDLLLVDPRGTGRSTPLTCDALADPALALAGLDERRAAIGECGEQLGDRSAQHSTTAVADDIDDIRAGLGIDELDLFGDSYGTFLMATYAQRHPERTASAVLSGAYSVTERTEGAMGAAALRRAITLVCERTRRCDGPTALADLAALATTLRATPSTVDVEVNGVKQQVPLDEWQLAGAVGKAFSSTPDPELQVGVAAAASAARTGDLAPIRALVSRYLTTEVATAAAGVRAYAVAADWAVSCHDYPEAFAGGDDDREAAHERGLAALDDADFAPFSARAWSTRGSYDSGACLKWPHAPSQGTPFEAGAPMPNAPVLVLSGDLDANTPVEAGRQAAAQFPNAEVVEIQGAGHTPSVSEGGMVRVLEFYAAR
- a CDS encoding DUF4132 domain-containing protein, with the translated sequence MAQPGNPPQQQAFAVPRSWWKHVHPRRGGGVPSRAEVTGASAAGGRAMLATALERAEGAFAHPGSDPALVRAAREHLDGASNPVGAAAVAALAADGEQAHVVDAWVRDHGLAFAACAALESCDLAAVATRYGDETAALIRLGVDDSGHSGPLHDRKPLRWHGEAFPERARGLLATAPDADHALAEAALSERRATERAKAASAYLVPARADWVDEAITALAAHRGSQWTRLLHSVGTLDQLRAVLDAGAPRFLLQYPWISATLADAIGPDFAPELAGLLGTGPESFVFDRVIEVFRQFTTPAVVDALLEHRDVKRVGPALLELGRKHPELLLDRLAASPHTDLLEGHLRRHHDLAARADLPGPAARIAERVLAEHAATPVADPADLPPFLVDPPWFAGRAPAALPVVALPEPTHRAVRWRDGERERWGAPTRFLPTGPRDWPVELKAFLAGELPEHRRQELFAAGPVDELRPLLPDLVLDPKRWDTAEFGMFLVARFGVDAVPPVLTLVNAEAKHADALLPLESVEVARLVAARLQRPKSTAPRYAAWLRRHPEQAARLLLPDALGAPGARRDAAEEVLRRHPDHARAAAAEHTPEAVAAVEALLAVDPLDLVPAKPPVPGAWCEVTALPRLLLRDGRALPDGAVRHVTAMLAMTGPDTHYAGLDALRELCDPTSLVEFAWAVFELWELDAMPAKDSWALTALGVLGDDRVVPRLEPLIRAWPGQSQHHNAVRGLDVLARIGTDTALIALNGVAQRVKFAGLKARAEGKVAEIAEDLGLTGEQLADRLVPAFGLDEESALVLDYGPRRFTVGFDESLRPFVLDEAGKRLKSLPKPGAKDDPELAPAASKRFGQLKKDVRTVASLQIARLEAAMVEGRRWSAAEFRDFLVGHPLVVHLVRRLVWVVDGGGAFRVAEDRGFADARDEAVDLPDDARVGVAHPVHLGDEVAEWRGLFEDYTILQPFAQLDRPVRALAEGEAGARSLDRFVGAVITTTLPALRKRRWELGPPLDAGIISTLHRPLPGGGVVNVELDHGLGSEEWHTWHGEGFRSVTLQGVDAFGELDPVTVSELLDELIVMTAERGEGERGEWGRGWALRGCVR
- a CDS encoding response regulator, giving the protein MTISVLLADDHAFFRSGFRAAVETQDDLVCVADVGNGRDAVDRVLALGPDVAVLDVRMPKLDGLEATAAILAAGAATRVLLLTTYDDDGYVHRALDLGASGFLLKSTPAHELVAAIRVVARGDALIDPAVTRRLASRFAQALRPAPSAPGLELLTAREREVLVLVGTGAANSEIAARLHVGEETVKTHVSRVLRKLDLRDRVQAAVYANRHGLAPRGDGRPAR
- a CDS encoding MalY/PatB family protein, which gives rise to MNSDDADVPNPLTGLSPERLRARTSEKWRTFPDDVLPVFVAEMDVDLAEPVVRAVTDAVALGDTGYPAGGAYAEALDGFARERWGWAGVVAGRVSPVADVMRGVLEVLDVVSSASDAVVVNSPVYPPFFQFVAHTGRRVVEAPLGADGRIGFAALEEAFRVAGAHGSRPVFLLCNPHNPTGAVHRADELAEVAALAGRFGVRVVSDEIHAPLVLPGARFTPYLSVPGAERGFAVLSASKAWNLAGLKAAVVVAGEGAEEELGRFPEWVEEGPSHLGVIAHAAALREGGAWLDALLAGLAANRRLLADLLAEELPRVRYAPGEGTYLAWLDCRALGLGDDPAAAFLERGRVALTPGPGFGTGGAGHARLNLATSPELLTEAVRRMGAAVRAG
- a CDS encoding sensor histidine kinase: MARNSWLIALVCVIGDVSALLVFDELAARSPSAPPASFWAALVVVALADLALALPARFTGAVTLAQAAARIGTAVLLGGPDVGVDGRVGNATGLVAAGYLAGAWLRGRWAWVALGALVLGVLGARWTAVPPQPDAVAVLAVEALTNALLPWLAGRYTSSRIAFLEEVKRKRRDAEEQVARALAEERGALARDLHDTISHHVSAIGVHAGAARLRLAGLRPAGLRPAGLRSTGQGGDPKLDAALGQVERSGHAALADLRRMLDVLHGATRDSTRQPGLSGLDDLVDGVRAAGVPVEVSTEALRPDRLPGSLDVAAYRVAQELLTNALRHGDGERVELRITQSAAELVVSVANGVRPGPPAHGSRRELDGVRHRAALFGGGVVCGPDGGSWRATATFPLEATP